One Kiritimatiellia bacterium genomic region harbors:
- a CDS encoding Na/Pi cotransporter family protein, giving the protein MDADSLALTLLRVGGGLALFLFSIQWMTEGLQKSASRTLRNLVRRATRGRWVGAALGIVLGFLLHSSATTVMVVGFLNAGLLTLSQAIGPIVGANIGTTLSMQLISFKVGHYFFIPILFGAIIHFGLRRPPWNALGQAIAAFGLLFLSMNLMSEAVSPHREAIRPLVAAPQGSGFFGQLAALAAAASATAVIQSSGAMIGMIFALIDAGVFSSLETVFPLVLGAHIGTCSTALLGSIGTSVEAKRGAVAHLLFNLVGSALALVAEPLLIPLICASSSDLVRQTANLHTAVMVMTAVAVLPMRRPFVWLVCKLMPSRSPPQAGSYLEDEAIAKPEQAIYLAIRELQRVAALCEHTFRLNAEIMFRLNPRTLRTIRRNEEAVDEIQTALKDYLRRLTTRYLSRRQAIMIQHLNRCMVDIERIGDHNENIADLTEQRLKTRGAAFPREAQQALFELFEQADHILLLVIRSLDPDQKDFQGMAHQILIARDSYAERSLSAKALLNEKIINHEWAPIAGMFLSEYIAEFDRIVRHAKMIALVESHPYFWIKRRKLEKVAPELPEPPPAHQEPKDFLDQLHAEGFL; this is encoded by the coding sequence ATGGACGCTGATTCCCTCGCGCTGACTCTGTTGCGCGTGGGCGGCGGACTTGCCCTGTTCTTATTTTCAATCCAGTGGATGACCGAGGGCTTGCAAAAGTCCGCCAGCCGCACCTTGCGCAATCTGGTTCGACGGGCCACGAGAGGACGATGGGTCGGCGCCGCGCTCGGGATCGTGCTTGGTTTTCTTCTGCATAGCAGCGCGACAACGGTGATGGTGGTTGGTTTCCTTAACGCCGGCCTGCTCACCTTGTCCCAGGCGATCGGCCCGATTGTGGGCGCGAACATCGGAACGACGCTCTCGATGCAACTGATCTCGTTCAAGGTGGGGCACTATTTTTTCATCCCCATCCTTTTCGGAGCCATAATTCACTTCGGCTTACGGCGACCCCCGTGGAATGCGTTGGGTCAGGCGATTGCGGCGTTTGGCCTACTCTTTCTGTCCATGAATCTCATGAGCGAGGCCGTATCCCCCCATCGGGAGGCGATTCGCCCGCTGGTGGCGGCGCCACAAGGATCTGGGTTTTTCGGCCAGTTGGCCGCTCTGGCGGCTGCTGCTTCAGCGACCGCGGTGATCCAGAGCAGCGGCGCGATGATCGGAATGATTTTCGCCCTGATCGATGCTGGGGTGTTCTCATCGCTCGAGACCGTGTTTCCGCTGGTGCTGGGGGCGCACATCGGGACCTGCTCGACCGCGCTCCTCGGATCGATCGGCACGTCGGTCGAAGCAAAACGGGGAGCCGTGGCGCACCTTCTTTTCAACCTCGTCGGATCCGCGTTAGCCCTCGTCGCAGAGCCACTGCTGATTCCCCTCATCTGCGCCAGTTCGTCGGATCTGGTCCGACAAACGGCCAATTTGCACACCGCGGTGATGGTGATGACCGCCGTCGCGGTGCTCCCGATGCGCCGGCCGTTTGTTTGGCTGGTTTGCAAGCTGATGCCGTCGCGCTCGCCGCCTCAGGCCGGGAGTTATTTGGAAGATGAGGCGATCGCAAAGCCGGAGCAAGCCATCTACCTGGCGATCCGTGAACTGCAACGCGTTGCGGCGCTCTGCGAGCACACCTTCAGGCTCAATGCTGAGATCATGTTTCGACTCAATCCCCGAACGCTTCGAACGATTCGACGCAATGAAGAGGCGGTCGATGAAATTCAGACCGCCCTAAAAGACTACCTGAGGCGCCTCACCACTCGCTACCTTTCAAGACGTCAGGCCATCATGATCCAGCATCTGAACCGGTGCATGGTCGACATCGAGAGGATAGGCGACCATAATGAGAATATCGCGGATCTAACCGAACAGCGTCTGAAGACGCGCGGAGCGGCATTTCCAAGAGAAGCTCAGCAGGCTTTGTTTGAACTGTTTGAACAGGCGGATCACATCCTGCTTCTCGTGATCCGGTCCCTTGATCCGGACCAGAAGGACTTCCAAGGCATGGCCCACCAGATTCTGATCGCCCGAGACAGCTACGCCGAGCGCAGCCTCTCCGCGAAGGCGCTCCTCAACGAAAAAATCATCAACCACGAATGGGCGCCGATCGCGGGCATGTTTTTGAGCGAATACATCGCGGAATTCGACCGGATTGTCCGACACGCCAAGATGATCGCGTTAGTCGAAAGCCACCCATATTTCTGGATCAAGCGGCGCAAGCTGGAGAAAGTAGCACCGGAACTACCCGAACCGCCGCCGGCCCATCAGGAACCCAAGGATTTTCTCGACCAGCTCCACGCGGAGGGTTTTCTCTAA
- a CDS encoding 8-oxo-dGTP diphosphatase, translating to MVRKPIREFSEIDWDTWAPAERATLLFVIRGGNILFIRKKRGLGAGKVNGPGGRIDPGESPLECAIREVQEELRVTPVHVRPAGELLFQFADGHSIHGYVFTAADVLGEAQSTDEADPLWTPLDAIPYHEMWADDRIWLPLMIEGRPFKGRFLFDGDSMLGYELEAGTPNGSRGDHGR from the coding sequence ATGGTCCGGAAACCGATCCGAGAGTTCAGCGAAATCGATTGGGATACCTGGGCGCCCGCCGAGCGGGCGACGCTCCTGTTTGTTATTCGCGGTGGCAACATCCTGTTCATTCGCAAGAAGCGCGGACTCGGCGCGGGCAAAGTCAATGGACCTGGCGGCCGGATCGACCCCGGGGAATCGCCACTGGAGTGCGCCATCCGAGAAGTTCAAGAGGAATTACGAGTCACCCCCGTCCACGTCCGGCCGGCCGGAGAGCTGCTGTTCCAATTCGCCGACGGGCATTCGATTCACGGGTACGTCTTCACAGCCGCCGACGTCCTCGGCGAGGCGCAGTCGACGGACGAGGCGGACCCCTTGTGGACCCCCCTCGATGCGATACCGTACCATGAGATGTGGGCGGACGATCGCATCTGGCTCCCACTGATGATCGAGGGCCGCCCTTTCAAAGGCCGCTTTTTGTTCGACGGCGATTCGATGCTGGGCTACGAGCTCGAGGCTGGAACACCGAACGGTTCCCGGGGGGACCATGGACGCTGA
- the prfA gene encoding peptide chain release factor 1 translates to MIDPAYIDKLTSRLAVLEAELADPATVANQARYRTLLAEHQNLQRVRETADTYFRLLRERDEAVALSNSDEPELRDMARSEVVRIESELPAAEHALKLALLPPDPDDSRNTIMEIRAGTGGEEAALFAADLFRMYSKFAASRGWRVAVIDASPSDLGGFKEIIFSVEGENVYRLLRYESGCHRVQRVPETEAQGRIHTSAATVAVLPEAQETDEVVIRPEDIRIDLFRASGAGGQKVNKTESAVRITHLPTGLVVQCQDERSQHKNRERALKVLAARLLDRIRSEEQARLAGERRAQVGSGDRSERIRTYNFPQNRVTDHRINLTLYSLDRVMEGELDPLVQALYERDLELKLQQHLGHAAVR, encoded by the coding sequence ATGATTGACCCTGCCTATATCGACAAGTTGACGTCGAGGCTTGCCGTCCTGGAAGCCGAGCTGGCAGATCCCGCCACTGTCGCCAATCAAGCCAGGTACCGGACGCTGCTCGCTGAGCACCAAAACCTTCAGCGAGTGCGCGAAACGGCGGACACTTATTTTCGGCTCCTTCGCGAGCGGGACGAAGCGGTCGCCCTTTCAAATTCCGATGAACCCGAATTGCGGGATATGGCGCGGTCCGAGGTCGTGCGTATCGAGTCGGAACTGCCAGCCGCGGAACATGCGCTGAAACTGGCCCTGCTTCCTCCAGACCCGGATGACAGCCGCAACACCATTATGGAAATTCGCGCCGGCACGGGTGGCGAAGAGGCGGCCCTTTTTGCCGCGGATCTTTTCCGCATGTATTCAAAGTTTGCAGCATCGCGCGGTTGGCGGGTCGCCGTCATCGACGCCAGCCCGTCTGATCTCGGCGGCTTCAAGGAAATCATCTTCAGCGTCGAAGGAGAAAACGTGTACCGGTTGCTGCGCTACGAAAGCGGGTGCCATCGGGTCCAGCGCGTCCCCGAAACCGAGGCTCAAGGACGCATTCACACTTCGGCGGCAACGGTCGCCGTGCTGCCCGAAGCGCAGGAGACGGACGAGGTCGTCATCCGGCCGGAAGACATACGCATCGACCTTTTCCGCGCCTCGGGCGCAGGCGGGCAGAAGGTCAACAAAACGGAGTCCGCGGTGCGGATCACGCATCTACCGACCGGACTGGTGGTGCAATGCCAGGATGAGCGGTCCCAACACAAAAACCGGGAGCGCGCGCTGAAGGTGCTTGCGGCGCGGCTCCTGGACCGAATCCGGTCGGAAGAACAGGCCCGGCTGGCCGGCGAGCGCCGGGCGCAGGTTGGTTCCGGGGACCGGAGTGAGCGGATCCGCACCTACAATTTCCCGCAAAATCGCGTGACAGACCACCGGATCAATTTGACTCTTTATAGCCTCGACCGAGTGATGGAGGGGGAGCTCGATCCGTTGGTTCAGGCCCTGTACGAGCGGGATTTGGAGCTGAAACTGCAGCAACACTTGGGACATGCAGCCGTGCGCTAA
- a CDS encoding TRAM domain-containing protein has product MGSESTPLQPTAMPPCRRISFFLLAAAVMFAPMGLVLARDERAPEQEVSILGTREDAGTSVSAGEILDATQTNSLKPEVGQRYRVRLLGESPDGAWMLARIGETLTYVRGGTSGEVVEVEVTRVYRTTADAKILSLETSIPPDTAISPARKPSSVEPTVSITEPQEVYTGVVERLGSKGDGLVYVEGTPVYISGAQPGERVVFEITSKRERYWTGKLLRRIWAEEPGRTRPSEARPWRAPRVVEGAEFEVVVSEREIRNPDKNGVARIDGLAVIVPDSRPGDRVRIRIVERRPTLARSEIIERLPQEAK; this is encoded by the coding sequence ATGGGATCCGAATCAACACCGCTACAGCCGACCGCGATGCCCCCGTGCAGGCGGATTTCCTTCTTTTTATTGGCCGCCGCCGTAATGTTCGCTCCGATGGGCTTGGTGCTCGCTCGCGATGAACGGGCGCCAGAGCAGGAGGTTTCCATTCTCGGGACGCGGGAAGATGCAGGGACCTCCGTCAGCGCCGGCGAGATTCTTGACGCGACACAGACCAATAGTCTGAAGCCGGAAGTCGGCCAGCGATACCGCGTTCGGCTCCTCGGCGAATCTCCCGATGGCGCGTGGATGCTCGCGCGGATTGGGGAAACCTTGACCTACGTACGCGGCGGTACATCGGGCGAGGTGGTTGAGGTTGAGGTGACCCGCGTATATCGGACCACCGCAGATGCGAAAATTCTAAGCCTCGAGACCTCCATACCTCCTGATACGGCGATCTCACCAGCGAGGAAGCCGTCGTCAGTCGAGCCGACAGTTTCCATAACCGAACCGCAAGAAGTCTACACGGGTGTGGTCGAGCGGCTCGGGAGCAAGGGAGACGGACTGGTCTACGTCGAAGGGACCCCGGTTTACATTTCAGGGGCCCAGCCCGGCGAGCGTGTTGTCTTCGAAATCACGTCAAAACGGGAGCGCTATTGGACGGGGAAGCTGCTGAGAAGAATATGGGCTGAAGAGCCTGGACGCACACGTCCGTCCGAGGCGCGGCCGTGGCGGGCGCCGCGGGTTGTCGAAGGGGCAGAATTCGAAGTTGTGGTGAGCGAACGCGAAATCCGCAACCCGGACAAAAATGGGGTAGCGCGAATCGATGGATTGGCGGTCATCGTGCCCGACTCCCGCCCCGGCGACAGGGTGAGGATTCGAATCGTCGAGCGGCGGCCCACACTGGCGCGGTCGGAAATCATCGAACGCCTACCTCAAGAGGCCAAGTAA
- a CDS encoding VTT domain-containing protein: MSEPIEPTPGGTALSAMRRLAVFLAVAVAGIAASHYTHIGEYFNTSSMQELADRMGPHGVAIIMALGIVTPLMFLPRWPIAFLAGLLYGVGWGTLLSTAASTIGAWLHFMLSRTLLAPASERVKRRLGLEHVQIPRDRQFLVLFLLRAFPLSSFVATNVLAGALRLSRGRFFMATFLGMLPSSWMYASWGKLMKKPDPHFYGLAAVSVVLIVAGAVAAQKVLSPYFRPRPEDAGAE, translated from the coding sequence ATGAGCGAGCCGATCGAACCGACGCCGGGTGGAACGGCCCTCTCCGCGATGCGTCGGCTTGCGGTGTTCCTCGCTGTGGCAGTCGCGGGGATCGCCGCGAGCCACTACACGCACATCGGCGAATATTTCAATACCTCCTCGATGCAGGAACTGGCGGATCGGATGGGCCCCCACGGGGTGGCAATCATCATGGCACTTGGGATCGTGACACCGCTGATGTTTTTGCCGCGCTGGCCGATTGCCTTTCTTGCGGGCCTCCTCTATGGAGTGGGCTGGGGCACTTTGTTGTCGACGGCGGCGTCGACGATCGGCGCGTGGCTCCATTTCATGTTGTCCAGGACGCTGCTGGCGCCGGCGTCTGAGCGGGTGAAGCGCCGGCTCGGGCTGGAGCATGTTCAGATCCCGCGGGACCGCCAGTTCCTGGTCCTGTTTCTGCTGCGCGCGTTTCCCCTTTCGAGCTTTGTGGCGACCAATGTGCTGGCGGGTGCGCTCCGGTTGAGCCGGGGCCGTTTCTTTATGGCGACGTTTCTGGGTATGTTGCCCTCTTCATGGATGTATGCATCCTGGGGCAAGCTAATGAAAAAACCGGATCCGCATTTTTACGGTCTGGCGGCGGTTTCGGTTGTGCTGATTGTCGCAGGAGCGGTGGCGGCGCAGAAGGTTCTTTCGCCCTATTTCCGGCCACGGCCGGAAGATGCCGGAGCGGAATAA
- the gpmI gene encoding 2,3-bisphosphoglycerate-independent phosphoglycerate mutase, with amino-acid sequence MPPLNRLSSFSGPRGPVVLAIMDGVGIGKYREGDFVASAFKPNWDWLRQNAVYTELKAHGTAVGMPSDEDMGNSEVGHNAIGAGRVFAQGASLVERAIESRSIFEGETWKELIANVLKHNSQLHLLGLLSDGNVHSHIRHWFALIREARAAGVRRLRCHILLDGRDVPPQSALTYVDQLEALLRELSGGEYDYAIASGGGRQVITMDRYEADWNMVKRGWDIHWRGIGPQFSSAREAIEKYRADNPGIIDQDLPPFVIVRNGKPVGTLHEHDSVIMVNFRGDRAIETCRAFEEEPFTKFDRGPRPRVKFAGMMEYDGDTHTPKKFLVPPPAIDRTMGEYLVHSDVSILAVSETQKYGHVTYFFNGNRSGKFDERLEEYVEIKSDRVPFEQRPWMKAAEITDVALESIRANKHRFIRINYPNGDMVGHTGVPQAVQIAVEATDLSVGRLMEAIREAQGILVLSADHGNADDMFERNKKGEIVLDPRTGRPKAKTSHSLNPVPCFIWDPAGVSKARLSEAGRRGGLGITSLAATCLRLLGFEPPEDYDPAIVDVG; translated from the coding sequence ATGCCGCCTCTCAATCGATTGTCGTCTTTTTCAGGGCCCCGCGGTCCCGTGGTGCTGGCGATCATGGATGGCGTTGGCATCGGCAAATACCGCGAAGGGGATTTTGTCGCGTCGGCCTTTAAACCGAACTGGGATTGGCTTCGGCAGAACGCGGTGTACACGGAGCTTAAGGCGCACGGTACGGCCGTCGGGATGCCGTCCGATGAGGACATGGGTAATTCGGAGGTTGGCCACAATGCGATCGGGGCGGGCCGCGTCTTTGCTCAGGGGGCCAGCCTCGTCGAGCGGGCGATCGAGAGCCGGTCGATCTTCGAGGGGGAGACATGGAAGGAACTGATCGCCAACGTGCTGAAGCACAATTCACAACTTCATTTGCTCGGCCTGTTGTCGGATGGCAACGTGCACAGCCATATTCGACACTGGTTCGCGCTGATTCGCGAGGCTCGGGCGGCCGGTGTTCGGCGGCTGCGATGCCACATTCTCCTCGACGGTCGCGATGTGCCGCCTCAGTCGGCGCTGACCTATGTTGACCAGCTCGAGGCGCTGCTCCGTGAGCTGAGCGGCGGAGAGTACGATTATGCGATCGCCTCGGGCGGCGGACGCCAGGTGATCACGATGGACCGCTACGAAGCGGACTGGAACATGGTCAAGCGCGGCTGGGACATCCATTGGCGCGGCATCGGACCTCAGTTCTCAAGTGCGCGCGAGGCCATTGAAAAATATCGAGCCGACAATCCGGGGATAATCGATCAAGACCTTCCGCCATTCGTCATTGTGCGGAACGGGAAGCCGGTTGGCACGCTTCACGAGCACGACAGCGTAATCATGGTCAACTTCCGGGGGGACCGCGCGATTGAGACCTGCCGTGCATTCGAGGAGGAGCCGTTCACGAAGTTTGATCGCGGCCCGCGGCCGCGCGTGAAATTTGCCGGCATGATGGAATATGACGGCGACACGCATACTCCGAAAAAATTCCTCGTCCCACCTCCGGCGATTGACCGGACGATGGGCGAGTATTTGGTCCATTCCGACGTCTCGATTCTTGCCGTCAGCGAGACGCAGAAATACGGGCATGTCACCTATTTTTTCAACGGAAACCGCTCGGGAAAGTTCGACGAACGACTCGAAGAGTACGTAGAAATCAAATCCGACCGCGTCCCCTTTGAACAGCGCCCCTGGATGAAGGCTGCCGAGATCACGGACGTTGCCCTTGAGTCCATTCGGGCGAACAAGCACCGATTCATCCGGATCAATTATCCGAACGGGGACATGGTCGGGCACACGGGCGTTCCCCAGGCGGTGCAAATTGCGGTCGAAGCGACTGATCTGTCGGTGGGCCGTCTGATGGAGGCGATTCGCGAGGCGCAGGGAATTCTGGTACTTTCTGCCGACCACGGCAACGCGGATGACATGTTTGAGCGCAACAAGAAGGGCGAAATTGTCCTCGATCCGCGGACGGGCCGACCGAAGGCCAAGACGAGCCATTCGCTGAATCCCGTGCCGTGTTTCATCTGGGACCCCGCGGGGGTGTCCAAAGCGAGACTCTCCGAGGCGGGCCGGAGGGGCGGCCTCGGGATCACGAGTCTGGCGGCCACATGCCTCAGGCTGCTGGGGTTTGAGCCTCCGGAGGACTACGATCCGGCTATTGTCGATGTCGGCTGA
- a CDS encoding cellulase family glycosylhydrolase gives MGQESTRVPFVAIGGIWFALVVAVVAAPSNPPKLAKVARLDVYAEPEVGAIHYGASTDGGGSIRRASWVSAGERPRIYVATWPIRHFEWTSIGLSFVPSNSGTVVLDLLGQWEMSPSGTIYRQEVLWDAVTAIGASVSNGSFEVMSGGSPVGWFNPWGGPVTLVTNPAPVDGARAVSVWHDRRLRTIISVTAGVPVEIRAWARAAIPEGYIDSQRIEATNTPAHEASRRFMRGVNLANWFEAPPGADWGGGPIGPADLDAIAAEGFDHVRVPVRWSAHTGPAPDYVISNTFFQQVNAVVTGAIARGLGVIVNVHHFDEFFSNPPAWTNKLYAIWDQLSALYAGAPSNLAFEILNEPHGGATTEFMNGVYAYLIPRIRNLHPERLIFVGPGAFNHVEELSNLRLPIQDSNLVVTIHSYEPFLFANQGATWVGYQALTTNLVYPGPPPAPMSPHPTSATDPAVVEWFEQYNSLPSERNPCSSNAFVYLLRHAAAWSRYYGRPVHVGEFGCIAKADASSRARHLREFREEMDRLGLGWALWDWKALYFYWDRSANSPAAGLREALFPPIRLAWGLEPMRIDSLLARGKRIVVEQAEVDITAWSPILTQILDDARFVFPVTGSSPVAAFRLRWISP, from the coding sequence ATGGGACAAGAGAGCACCCGTGTGCCGTTCGTCGCGATTGGCGGTATATGGTTTGCCTTAGTCGTGGCGGTCGTCGCCGCTCCGTCGAATCCGCCGAAATTGGCCAAAGTCGCACGATTAGACGTGTATGCCGAGCCCGAAGTGGGCGCCATTCACTACGGAGCGTCCACCGATGGAGGCGGCTCGATCCGGCGGGCTTCTTGGGTTTCGGCAGGCGAACGACCACGGATTTATGTGGCGACCTGGCCCATCCGCCATTTTGAATGGACCTCCATCGGCCTGTCCTTCGTGCCATCGAACAGTGGAACGGTTGTCCTTGACCTGCTGGGACAATGGGAGATGTCGCCATCTGGAACGATTTACCGGCAGGAGGTCTTGTGGGACGCCGTGACCGCCATCGGCGCATCGGTTTCGAACGGGAGTTTCGAGGTGATGTCGGGCGGTTCGCCCGTGGGCTGGTTCAATCCCTGGGGCGGACCGGTGACTCTTGTAACTAATCCGGCGCCGGTTGACGGCGCGCGCGCCGTATCCGTCTGGCATGACCGCCGGTTGCGGACCATCATCAGTGTTACCGCAGGCGTTCCCGTGGAAATTCGAGCCTGGGCGCGCGCTGCCATTCCGGAGGGGTATATCGACTCGCAGAGAATTGAGGCCACGAATACCCCTGCCCATGAAGCCAGCCGGCGCTTCATGCGCGGCGTGAATCTAGCCAACTGGTTTGAAGCGCCACCAGGCGCCGATTGGGGCGGAGGGCCCATCGGCCCGGCCGACCTCGATGCGATTGCTGCCGAGGGATTTGACCACGTGAGGGTGCCGGTTCGGTGGAGCGCGCATACCGGTCCGGCGCCGGACTACGTGATTTCCAACACTTTTTTCCAGCAGGTGAACGCCGTGGTCACCGGCGCGATCGCCCGGGGCCTGGGCGTGATTGTGAACGTTCACCACTTCGACGAGTTCTTTTCAAATCCGCCGGCTTGGACGAACAAGCTTTATGCAATATGGGACCAGCTTTCGGCCCTGTACGCCGGAGCGCCCTCGAATCTCGCGTTCGAAATTCTCAATGAGCCGCACGGCGGGGCGACGACCGAATTCATGAACGGGGTCTACGCGTATCTGATCCCGCGCATTCGAAATCTTCATCCGGAGCGGCTGATTTTTGTGGGACCGGGCGCTTTCAACCATGTGGAAGAACTGAGCAACCTGCGGTTGCCGATCCAAGACTCGAATTTAGTCGTGACGATTCACTCCTACGAGCCCTTTCTGTTCGCAAATCAGGGCGCCACATGGGTTGGTTACCAGGCGCTGACCACAAATCTCGTCTATCCGGGTCCCCCGCCGGCGCCAATGTCTCCGCATCCGACCTCGGCAACCGACCCGGCCGTGGTTGAATGGTTCGAGCAGTACAATTCGCTTCCGAGCGAACGAAACCCTTGCAGCAGCAACGCCTTCGTGTACCTGCTGCGGCATGCAGCGGCTTGGTCGCGGTATTACGGGCGTCCGGTCCACGTCGGTGAATTTGGCTGCATCGCCAAGGCCGATGCCTCATCCCGCGCGCGGCATCTTCGGGAATTTCGAGAAGAGATGGATCGTCTGGGGCTCGGGTGGGCGCTCTGGGATTGGAAAGCCCTGTATTTTTATTGGGATCGCAGCGCCAATTCGCCTGCGGCGGGTCTTCGCGAGGCCTTGTTTCCTCCGATCCGATTGGCATGGGGGCTGGAGCCGATGCGAATCGACTCTCTGCTGGCACGCGGCAAACGAATTGTTGTGGAGCAGGCGGAGGTCGACATCACGGCATGGTCGCCAATTCTGACTCAAATCCTCGACGATGCCCGATTCGTGTTCCCCGTCACGGGATCAAGCCCAGTTGCCGCATTTCGATTGCGCTGGATCAGTCCCTAA
- a CDS encoding SulP family inorganic anion transporter: MNERWRFLLSREGLKGDLFGGLTTAIVSLPLALAFGVASGAGAQAGLYGAVLVGLFAALFGGTRTLISEPTGPMTLMFTAVLTNLSAKYPDHALPLGFTTVMIAGLTQIAVGRLKLGRFITLMPYAVVSGFMSGIGILLILLQIPAFLGHPAPGGGAVGIVRQLPGLAVDIKWPEFALAVGAFAFLFLVPSSWRQWIPPNLIVLIMGTALSTLWLGGVDLRRLGTIPTGLPKFQLPIVDPDLLFVVVLDGMILGLLGCVDALLTAKIADSLTRTQHDSNRELIGQGIGNLVSGLFGGLPGAGATMGTVVNIQSGASTPRSGVFRALILLAIAAAAGPLLSNVPLAVLGAITAKAGVSILDWSFMRRAHRVSMTSTCLMYGVLLLTVFVDVIVAVGVGMFIANILTIDNLSKYQQSMIKTIDPSSHEGVALTDEERTLFELAHGRVVLFHMSGPMIFGVADAISRQHAAMKDASVLILDLSDVTILGTTAGLSIENVIRDALAGGAHVIVAGAKGKARDRLQRLQLLGEGSPVQDCPTRIDALKAALAILPRDVG; this comes from the coding sequence ATGAACGAACGATGGAGGTTTCTGCTTTCCCGCGAGGGTCTCAAGGGGGATCTCTTCGGCGGTTTGACCACAGCGATTGTTTCTCTGCCGCTGGCGCTGGCTTTTGGCGTCGCATCCGGCGCCGGCGCACAAGCTGGCCTATACGGGGCCGTTTTGGTGGGTCTGTTCGCCGCGCTGTTTGGCGGCACGCGGACGCTCATTTCCGAACCCACGGGGCCAATGACCCTGATGTTCACCGCCGTCCTGACCAACCTGTCCGCCAAGTATCCAGACCACGCGCTTCCCCTCGGATTTACTACGGTCATGATTGCTGGACTGACCCAAATCGCGGTCGGAAGGCTTAAACTGGGCCGCTTCATCACCCTGATGCCCTATGCCGTGGTATCGGGCTTCATGTCGGGTATCGGCATCCTGCTGATCCTGCTGCAGATACCCGCCTTTCTCGGGCACCCAGCCCCTGGCGGCGGCGCCGTCGGCATCGTGAGGCAATTACCCGGGCTAGCTGTTGACATCAAATGGCCTGAATTTGCTCTGGCTGTGGGGGCCTTTGCCTTTCTATTCCTGGTCCCGTCTTCTTGGCGCCAATGGATCCCGCCGAACCTGATTGTCCTGATAATGGGTACTGCGCTGTCCACACTCTGGTTGGGAGGTGTGGATCTCCGCCGACTCGGCACAATCCCGACCGGTCTGCCCAAATTCCAACTGCCTATCGTAGATCCAGATCTTCTCTTCGTGGTCGTGTTGGACGGCATGATTCTCGGGCTACTGGGATGCGTCGATGCCCTGCTGACCGCCAAAATCGCCGACAGTCTGACGCGGACTCAACACGATTCCAACCGCGAATTGATCGGCCAGGGGATTGGCAACCTCGTATCGGGGCTGTTTGGTGGCCTGCCGGGTGCCGGCGCCACCATGGGTACGGTCGTCAATATTCAGAGTGGCGCCAGCACACCGCGTTCTGGGGTCTTCCGCGCATTGATTCTACTTGCGATCGCCGCAGCGGCCGGTCCCCTCCTCTCCAACGTGCCGCTCGCGGTCCTAGGCGCAATTACAGCAAAGGCGGGCGTCAGCATTCTCGATTGGAGCTTCATGCGCAGAGCCCACCGGGTCTCGATGACCTCTACCTGTCTGATGTATGGCGTCCTGCTCCTGACCGTGTTCGTGGACGTTATCGTCGCGGTCGGAGTGGGGATGTTCATCGCCAACATTCTGACCATCGACAACCTGTCGAAATACCAACAGTCGATGATCAAAACCATTGATCCCTCATCCCACGAGGGCGTGGCGTTGACCGATGAAGAGCGCACGTTGTTCGAACTCGCCCACGGCAGGGTGGTTCTGTTCCACATGAGCGGCCCGATGATTTTCGGCGTCGCGGATGCGATTTCGCGACAACACGCTGCGATGAAGGATGCCAGCGTCCTCATTCTGGACTTGAGCGATGTGACCATTCTCGGCACTACAGCCGGCCTTTCGATCGAAAACGTGATCCGCGATGCGCTGGCCGGCGGCGCCCATGTCATCGTCGCGGGGGCCAAGGGCAAGGCGCGCGACCGGCTTCAGCGCCTCCAGTTGCTGGGAGAAGGTTCTCCTGTACAGGACTGTCCCACTCGGATTGACGCGCTAAAGGCCGCCCTCGCGATCTTGCCCCGGGACGTCGGCTGA